One Vibrio pomeroyi genomic region harbors:
- a CDS encoding extracellular solute-binding protein: MKLKTLALVCAGAASASMFSSSVLAATEVNFWYSGGTKPQQMMTKLIEEFNASQDEYVVKPALQGNYTETYQKLQAGLASRTAPELVLLDSGRAEAMHGRGLSRDLTPFMDEEFNFSDFIGAFKDQVTADDGTIIGLPAYGTTQVFYYNKQVLADNGFTEQDLNTWQGVAKVAEKVTQRDDKGNVTFYGWEPMWGQDNMIDAAFSNGAQIISEDGKTVLIDSAEWVEVWDSFRKWIHDDQIMRIHYGGQGWEYWYKTIDDVMKDNALGYTGSSGDQGDLDFTKLSATTQPGWGSNPSAPQAGALVYVMPKGTDDAAAKGAFEFVEFYTNAKNTAAWSMFTGYIPVRNSVSEVPEYQAFTKDNPQALIPLKQANTATKDFLDPTNGKIMDALKVAADQIQIQNVPADKALKQAAKKAQRALDRANRS; this comes from the coding sequence ATGAAATTAAAAACTCTCGCACTAGTGTGTGCTGGCGCAGCAAGCGCGTCTATGTTCTCTAGCAGTGTTCTTGCCGCAACCGAAGTTAACTTTTGGTATTCCGGTGGTACTAAGCCACAGCAAATGATGACTAAGCTCATCGAAGAGTTCAACGCAAGCCAAGATGAGTATGTGGTGAAGCCAGCATTGCAAGGTAACTACACAGAAACCTACCAGAAGCTGCAAGCTGGCCTAGCGTCTAGAACTGCACCTGAACTTGTGCTGCTAGATTCAGGGCGTGCAGAAGCGATGCATGGGCGTGGTTTAAGCCGTGACCTAACGCCGTTCATGGATGAAGAGTTTAACTTCTCTGATTTCATTGGCGCGTTTAAAGACCAAGTGACAGCAGACGATGGCACCATCATCGGCCTACCTGCTTATGGTACAACTCAAGTGTTCTACTACAACAAGCAGGTGTTGGCAGATAACGGCTTTACAGAGCAAGACCTAAACACATGGCAAGGCGTGGCTAAGGTCGCAGAGAAAGTCACACAGCGTGACGACAAAGGTAACGTGACCTTCTATGGGTGGGAGCCGATGTGGGGTCAAGACAACATGATTGACGCGGCTTTCTCTAACGGCGCACAGATCATCAGTGAAGATGGCAAAACAGTGCTAATCGACTCGGCTGAATGGGTTGAGGTATGGGACAGCTTCCGTAAGTGGATCCACGATGACCAAATCATGCGTATTCACTACGGTGGTCAAGGCTGGGAATACTGGTACAAAACCATTGACGACGTGATGAAAGACAACGCGCTTGGTTACACCGGTTCATCAGGTGACCAAGGGGATTTGGACTTCACTAAGCTTTCGGCAACCACACAACCAGGTTGGGGCTCAAACCCTTCTGCACCACAAGCGGGTGCGCTAGTTTACGTTATGCCAAAAGGCACAGATGACGCAGCGGCGAAAGGTGCATTTGAGTTTGTTGAGTTCTACACCAACGCGAAAAACACCGCGGCATGGTCAATGTTTACGGGTTACATCCCAGTGCGTAACAGTGTTTCTGAAGTACCAGAATACCAAGCGTTCACTAAAGATAATCCGCAAGCTCTGATCCCGCTGAAGCAAGCGAACACGGCAACCAAAGATTTCCTAGACCCTACTAACGGTAAGATCATGGATGCTCTTAAAGTGGCAGCGGATCAGATTCAAATCCAAAACGTGCCTGCTGACAAAGCGCTAAAGCAAGCGGCTAAGAAAGCACAACGTGCACTAGACCGAGCGAATCGTTCTTAA
- a CDS encoding carbohydrate ABC transporter permease: MTTQVLDANQVLNQSTAKTKVRAQTKATKLEVVSKKASVDRRSFLALAKHLFLATCGTIMVFPFLWMLSGSLKSNDEIFANPLDLIPAQFRWETFVETFHSAPFGLYIFNSFSVALFTTLLVIVNSAMFAYALTQLRFRSKTVLYFVVMGCYMLPGAVTYIPSYITLAKLGLLDSHMGLVASNAASVFGVFYLRQVFIKVHPSLIEAARIDGAGELKILWAIILPQCRAAVATLFLITFITNYNSYMWPSLVITTQDLNLIATGIRHYFIAEGNYGLNWSQIMAASTIAVLPLLILFVICQKTILSGIADNGVKE, encoded by the coding sequence ATGACCACGCAAGTATTGGATGCCAATCAAGTATTAAATCAGAGCACAGCGAAAACCAAAGTTAGAGCCCAAACCAAAGCGACCAAATTAGAGGTTGTATCAAAGAAAGCTTCAGTGGATCGCCGCTCGTTCCTCGCACTGGCTAAACACCTGTTCTTAGCAACCTGCGGAACCATTATGGTGTTTCCGTTTTTATGGATGCTGTCTGGTTCGCTGAAAAGCAACGATGAGATCTTTGCCAATCCGCTGGACTTGATTCCAGCGCAATTTCGCTGGGAAACCTTTGTCGAAACCTTTCACAGCGCGCCGTTTGGCTTGTACATCTTCAACAGCTTTAGTGTGGCTTTGTTCACCACCTTGTTGGTGATTGTGAATTCGGCGATGTTTGCATATGCGCTGACTCAGCTGAGGTTTCGTTCGAAGACGGTGCTCTATTTCGTCGTGATGGGGTGTTACATGCTGCCGGGCGCAGTGACTTACATTCCGTCTTACATCACCTTGGCGAAACTGGGTTTGTTGGATTCACATATGGGCTTAGTGGCGTCGAATGCGGCGTCGGTTTTCGGCGTGTTTTATCTGCGCCAAGTGTTTATCAAGGTGCATCCGTCGCTGATTGAAGCGGCACGAATTGATGGTGCAGGTGAGCTCAAAATCTTATGGGCAATCATCTTACCGCAATGCCGAGCAGCAGTCGCAACACTGTTCCTCATCACTTTTATTACCAATTACAACAGCTACATGTGGCCGAGCCTAGTGATAACGACTCAGGATTTAAATCTGATCGCTACTGGTATTCGTCACTACTTTATTGCCGAAGGTAACTATGGGTTGAACTGGTCGCAAATCATGGCGGCGAGCACCATTGCAGTATTGCCTTTGTTAATTCTATTCGTCATTTGTCAAAAGACGATTCTTTCAGGTATCGCCGATAACGGCGTAAAAGAGTAA
- a CDS encoding carbohydrate ABC transporter permease, protein MSAFSEPMKNRLKVLLFTAPLLVPLFTFWLVPFGYSIYISFTDWDYISPDYSFIGLENYEYMVEDYEFIQAMLNTFWFSVGVVIPTIILGLVFAMLLHKNFKGSQFYRAVIFSPWITPTVAVSIVWSWVFETKSGLANHLLESAGFSAIPWLENGNTALIAVIIVTVWQAIGWTMLFYISALNKIPESLYEASLIDGCSSLTRFLKITLPLISPTTFFLVVVNIITAMQAFDQFQILTQGGPGGETRTLLYLFYQQAFERYEMGPAAATSLVIFLITGLLALINTYIGKRWVYY, encoded by the coding sequence ATGAGTGCTTTCTCAGAACCAATGAAAAACCGCTTAAAGGTACTGCTATTTACTGCACCGTTGTTGGTGCCACTGTTTACTTTTTGGCTCGTACCATTTGGTTATTCGATTTACATCAGCTTCACCGATTGGGATTACATCTCGCCAGATTACTCGTTCATCGGCCTAGAAAACTACGAGTACATGGTTGAGGACTACGAGTTCATCCAAGCGATGCTCAACACGTTTTGGTTCTCTGTGGGTGTGGTGATTCCAACCATCATTCTTGGCCTTGTGTTTGCCATGTTGCTGCACAAAAACTTCAAAGGCAGCCAATTTTATCGTGCGGTGATCTTCTCGCCTTGGATCACGCCAACGGTTGCGGTGTCGATTGTGTGGTCTTGGGTATTCGAGACCAAATCAGGCTTGGCAAACCACTTATTGGAGTCGGCAGGGTTTAGCGCGATTCCATGGTTAGAGAACGGAAACACAGCCTTGATTGCGGTGATTATCGTGACGGTGTGGCAGGCGATTGGTTGGACGATGTTGTTTTACATTAGTGCGCTTAACAAGATTCCAGAGTCACTGTATGAGGCTTCTTTGATTGATGGCTGCAGCAGTTTAACGCGCTTTTTGAAGATAACGCTGCCACTGATTTCCCCAACCACATTCTTCTTAGTGGTGGTCAATATTATCACGGCAATGCAGGCGTTCGATCAGTTCCAGATCCTAACGCAAGGCGGGCCGGGTGGTGAGACACGTACCTTGCTGTACTTGTTCTACCAACAGGCGTTTGAACGTTACGAAATGGGACCCGCGGCCGCGACATCGTTAGTGATATTCCTGATTACTGGATTGTTGGCACTTATTAATACCTACATCGGCAAGCGCTGGGTGTACTACTAG
- a CDS encoding LysR substrate-binding domain-containing protein — protein MLPPLRALVAFEAVARLGSIGAAARELCVTQAAVSQQLKSLETFLDTTLFERSSKGVKLTSAAQHYQPIVAGSLAHLKLQTQILFGEKETDVLSLRVNHTFCHNWLLPRLPSFYQKYPFIRLDIQLVDWPSTNPCQNVDIELTNGKVESEDTHSERLFQEHWQLVCSPDFKNQYQDALVEHDFSALPTVQVKGYRENWLQWLSHNQFEMTLPKVLLEVSNSLHALEAVKHGIGVLLVRSLAVSELLEKNDLVLATESSMPAESAHYLITKHRRSAKVNFFCDWLYHQMEDGELEERFSNG, from the coding sequence ATGTTACCCCCTCTACGTGCCCTTGTTGCGTTCGAAGCTGTTGCCCGCCTCGGTTCTATTGGCGCTGCCGCGCGAGAGCTTTGTGTTACGCAAGCTGCAGTGAGTCAGCAGCTTAAAAGTTTAGAAACCTTTCTCGACACCACACTGTTTGAACGCAGCTCCAAAGGCGTAAAGCTGACGTCGGCTGCCCAGCATTATCAACCGATTGTTGCGGGCTCATTGGCCCATCTGAAATTACAGACTCAAATCCTGTTCGGGGAAAAAGAAACCGACGTATTGAGCCTGCGCGTTAATCACACCTTTTGCCATAACTGGCTGTTACCTCGCCTGCCATCTTTTTATCAAAAATACCCTTTTATCAGGCTCGATATTCAGCTGGTGGACTGGCCATCAACCAACCCTTGTCAGAATGTCGATATCGAACTGACCAACGGCAAAGTTGAAAGTGAAGACACCCATAGTGAGCGACTGTTTCAAGAGCATTGGCAGTTGGTGTGTAGCCCAGACTTTAAAAACCAATATCAAGACGCCTTGGTTGAGCATGATTTTTCTGCTCTGCCGACCGTGCAAGTAAAAGGTTACCGAGAGAACTGGCTGCAATGGCTGAGTCACAACCAATTCGAGATGACTTTACCAAAGGTGCTACTTGAAGTGAGTAACTCTCTGCACGCTTTAGAGGCGGTCAAACATGGCATTGGCGTGTTGTTGGTGCGTTCGCTTGCGGTGTCTGAGTTGTTAGAGAAAAACGATCTTGTTTTGGCGACGGAATCCTCTATGCCTGCTGAATCTGCCCATTATTTGATTACCAAACACCGACGTAGTGCCAAAGTGAACTTCTTCTGTGATTGGCTTTATCACCAGATGGAAGACGGTGAACTGGAAGAAAGATTTTCTAATGGATAG
- a CDS encoding ABC transporter substrate-binding protein — protein sequence MDFKKHSTALLISSLLTPFISVTAVADTLPAGTSLAKEQHLVRANDAEAATLDPAKAEGLPEMHILRDLFEGLVIQDRDGNITPGVAESWETEDNQTFVFHLRKDAQWSNGDLVTADDFVYAIRRAVDPKTASPNVWYLKLTQINNIADVAEGKKPVEELGISAVDKHTVKFELDSKVPYFVAMTGHTSMMPVHKAALESSDKPWSDPKQFVGNGAFVLDEWVVNERIELKKNPKYWDSSDTHLTEVTYIPFENQNASINRYAVGEVDITSDVPTHMAQQLKSKYQDAFTAVPLLCTYYYAFNTTRPPFDDARVRKAVSYSMMRDVITNGVTQVGNLPAYTFAHEYTAGFDATQPEYSTWTQKERDQKAKELLKEAGYDASNPLDFKLLYNTSESNKSIAVAIASMLKGNLGAQVELENQEWKSYLVSRRQGDFDVMRASWCGDYNEASTFLSLLRSGSSGNFARYSNDKYDAAMDSALAATSEQDRQGFYDQAEQLLAEDMPIAPIYYYMQARLVRPSVGGFAKNNVEGRIYSKDLYIKE from the coding sequence ATGGATTTTAAGAAACATTCAACGGCTTTACTCATTTCATCTCTATTGACCCCTTTTATCTCAGTAACTGCCGTTGCTGACACATTGCCTGCGGGAACTTCTCTGGCGAAAGAGCAACACTTAGTGCGCGCGAATGATGCAGAGGCTGCGACACTCGATCCTGCGAAAGCAGAAGGTTTGCCGGAAATGCACATTCTACGTGACTTGTTTGAAGGTTTAGTGATTCAAGATCGCGATGGCAATATCACCCCCGGTGTAGCGGAATCTTGGGAAACCGAAGACAACCAGACCTTTGTATTCCACCTGCGTAAAGACGCGCAATGGTCGAATGGCGATCTGGTGACGGCCGATGATTTCGTGTATGCGATAAGACGAGCGGTAGACCCTAAAACGGCATCGCCGAATGTTTGGTATCTCAAGCTTACTCAAATCAACAACATTGCTGACGTAGCCGAAGGCAAAAAGCCCGTTGAAGAGTTAGGTATCTCTGCAGTCGACAAACACACAGTGAAGTTCGAACTCGATAGTAAAGTGCCTTACTTTGTAGCGATGACAGGTCACACATCCATGATGCCAGTGCACAAAGCAGCCCTAGAAAGTAGCGACAAGCCGTGGAGCGATCCTAAGCAATTTGTCGGTAATGGTGCATTCGTACTAGACGAGTGGGTGGTGAACGAGCGCATCGAACTTAAGAAGAATCCAAAATACTGGGACAGTTCAGATACGCACCTAACCGAAGTGACATATATTCCGTTTGAGAACCAGAATGCCTCGATTAACCGCTATGCAGTGGGCGAGGTCGATATCACTTCAGATGTGCCGACACACATGGCGCAGCAGCTTAAATCCAAATACCAAGATGCGTTTACCGCGGTGCCTTTGCTGTGTACTTACTACTACGCGTTCAATACAACACGACCACCATTCGATGACGCACGAGTCCGTAAGGCTGTCTCTTATTCCATGATGCGTGACGTTATCACCAATGGTGTTACTCAGGTAGGCAACTTACCAGCTTATACCTTTGCTCATGAGTACACGGCTGGTTTTGATGCGACACAACCTGAATACAGCACGTGGACTCAGAAAGAACGTGATCAAAAAGCAAAAGAGCTACTGAAAGAAGCGGGCTACGATGCGTCTAATCCGTTGGACTTCAAACTGCTTTACAACACCAGTGAGTCGAACAAGTCCATAGCAGTGGCGATTGCATCAATGCTGAAAGGCAACTTAGGCGCACAAGTTGAGCTGGAAAACCAAGAGTGGAAGTCTTACTTGGTTTCACGTCGCCAAGGTGATTTCGACGTAATGCGTGCTTCTTGGTGTGGTGATTACAACGAAGCATCAACCTTCTTGAGCCTGTTGCGTTCTGGCTCTTCGGGTAACTTTGCTCGCTACAGCAATGACAAGTACGACGCTGCAATGGATAGCGCACTAGCCGCAACCAGCGAGCAAGATCGCCAAGGTTTCTATGACCAAGCAGAGCAGTTACTGGCAGAAGACATGCCTATCGCACCAATTTACTACTACATGCAGGCTCGCTTAGTGCGGCCAAGTGTTGGTGGTTTTGCGAAGAACAACGTTGAAGGGCGTATCTACTCTAAGGATCTCTACATCAAAGAGTAA
- the mpaA gene encoding murein tripeptide amidase MpaA, whose product MSLIPRTERAAFSIKPLPYGKSVLGAPLLYFPAQVESESRGLIIAGTHGDETASIAGLSCALRSLPAANLRHDVILSMNPDGNQLGTRANANQVDLNRSFPTQNWTANGTVYRWSSHTPVRDVKVKTGQANQLEPEVQSLIDLIEQRKPKFVISFHEPLAMVDDPTQSELATWLGKQFKLPLVEDVDYETPGSFGTWCQERNLPCITVELPPVSTDLTIEQYLDAFVAVLGCEGS is encoded by the coding sequence GTGAGTTTAATTCCAAGAACGGAAAGAGCTGCATTTTCAATAAAGCCGCTGCCATATGGAAAGTCGGTATTGGGCGCACCCTTGCTCTATTTCCCCGCGCAAGTAGAAAGCGAATCTCGAGGTCTAATCATAGCAGGCACACACGGTGATGAAACTGCATCTATCGCAGGTTTGTCGTGCGCGCTAAGAAGCTTGCCAGCCGCCAACTTACGACACGATGTGATTCTGTCGATGAACCCAGATGGCAATCAACTAGGCACTCGCGCTAACGCTAACCAAGTCGATTTGAACCGCTCTTTTCCAACTCAAAACTGGACAGCAAACGGCACCGTCTATCGCTGGAGTTCTCACACACCAGTCAGAGATGTAAAAGTGAAAACCGGCCAAGCAAATCAACTTGAACCGGAAGTGCAGTCGCTCATTGACCTTATCGAACAGCGCAAGCCCAAGTTCGTCATCTCTTTCCACGAACCACTCGCCATGGTCGATGACCCAACCCAATCGGAACTCGCCACTTGGCTAGGCAAACAGTTCAAACTGCCACTCGTTGAAGACGTCGACTACGAAACCCCAGGCTCGTTTGGCACGTGGTGCCAAGAAAGAAACCTACCGTGTATTACCGTAGAGCTACCGCCTGTTTCTACAGATTTGACTATAGAGCAATATTTGGATGCGTTTGTGGCGGTGTTGGGGTGTGAGGGAAGTTAG
- a CDS encoding tetratricopeptide repeat protein, giving the protein MRILIFLIVSISLAGCTQDRHQEDIEAKKAAYFQQAEQGDAHGQFNLGVMYEDGKGVSQDDTQAVSWYRKAAEQGYARAQTNLGRMYKKGRGVSQDYEEAVSWYRKAAEQGYARAQTNLGWMYYEGRGVSQDYEESVSWYRKAAEQGYARAQTNLGWMYKEGRGISQDDKEAVSWYKKAAEQGEASAQNNLGWMYDEGRGVSQDDKEAVSWYRKAAEQGYARAQNNLGWMYENGRGVSQDDKEAVSWYRKAAEQGYVRAQTNLGWMYEKGIGVSLDNKEAVSWYRKAAEQGHARAQNNLGVMYEEGRGVSQDYKEAVSWYRKAAEQGNATAQNNLGVMYEKGRGVSQNDKEAVSWYRKAAEHGDASAQTNLGWMYDEGRGVSQDDKEAVSWYRQAAEQGYARAQNNLGIMYDEGTGVSLDYKEAVSWYQKAAEQGYAIAQTKLGWMYVEGTGVSQDDKEALLWFRKAAEQGHALAQNNLGAMYAEGRGVSQNYEEAVYWYRKAAERGHALAQNNLGTMYAEGRGVSQNYEEAVSWYRKAIEQGAMDAQYNLGLSYERGVGVIQDYEEAVLWFRKAAEQGHALAQNNLGSMYVEGRGISQNYEEAVSWYRKATEQGLALAQNNLGVMHEKGLGVSQDYKEAVSWYKKAVEQGHALAQNNLGVMYGEGRGVSRDDKEAVFWYKKAADQGVVDAQHNLGMSYEQGAGVSQDDKEAVYWYEKAAEQGHARSQNHLGWMYDEGIGVSQDDKEAVSWYGKAAKQGLATAQNNLGVMYAEGRGVSQDDKEAVSWYRKAMEQGDVDAQNNLGVMYAKGTGVSRDEKKAVSLYTKAAEQGLATAQYNLGVMYAEGKGVTKNDKISYMWLKLAQYNGKEGMQNDFDVMTKRMTLTDVNEAKKRAKICLESDYIRCN; this is encoded by the coding sequence ATGCGAATTTTAATTTTCTTAATAGTTTCTATTAGCTTGGCTGGGTGCACTCAAGATCGACATCAAGAAGATATTGAAGCAAAAAAAGCTGCATACTTTCAACAGGCAGAGCAAGGGGACGCTCATGGTCAATTTAATCTAGGCGTTATGTATGAAGACGGAAAAGGTGTATCTCAGGACGATACACAAGCAGTGTCTTGGTATAGAAAGGCCGCAGAGCAAGGGTACGCGAGAGCTCAAACCAATTTAGGACGGATGTACAAAAAAGGCAGAGGTGTTTCCCAAGATTATGAAGAGGCGGTGTCTTGGTATAGAAAGGCCGCAGAGCAGGGGTATGCAAGAGCTCAAACCAATTTAGGATGGATGTACTACGAAGGCCGAGGTGTTTCCCAAGATTATGAAGAATCAGTGTCTTGGTATAGAAAGGCCGCTGAGCAGGGGTACGCGAGAGCTCAAACTAACTTAGGATGGATGTATAAAGAAGGCCGAGGTATTTCTCAAGATGATAAAGAGGCGGTGTCTTGGTATAAAAAGGCAGCTGAGCAGGGGGAGGCGAGCGCTCAAAACAATTTAGGATGGATGTACGACGAAGGCCGAGGTGTCTCTCAAGATGATAAAGAGGCGGTGTCTTGGTATAGAAAGGCCGCTGAGCAGGGGTACGCTAGAGCTCAAAACAATTTAGGATGGATGTACGAAAATGGCCGAGGTGTCTCTCAAGATGACAAAGAGGCGGTGTCTTGGTATAGAAAGGCCGCTGAACAGGGGTATGTAAGAGCTCAAACTAACTTAGGATGGATGTACGAAAAAGGCATCGGTGTTTCCTTAGATAACAAAGAAGCGGTGTCTTGGTATAGAAAGGCCGCTGAGCAAGGACATGCGAGAGCTCAAAACAATCTAGGCGTTATGTACGAAGAAGGCCGAGGTGTTTCTCAGGACTATAAAGAAGCGGTGTCTTGGTATAGAAAGGCCGCTGAGCAGGGGAACGCGACAGCTCAAAACAATCTTGGCGTTATGTACGAAAAAGGCCGAGGTGTATCTCAAAATGACAAAGAGGCGGTGTCTTGGTATCGAAAGGCCGCTGAGCACGGTGATGCGAGCGCTCAAACTAACTTAGGGTGGATGTACGACGAAGGCAGAGGTGTTTCCCAAGATGATAAAGAGGCGGTGTCTTGGTATAGACAGGCCGCAGAGCAGGGGTATGCGAGAGCCCAAAACAATCTAGGCATTATGTACGACGAAGGCACAGGCGTTTCCCTAGATTATAAAGAGGCGGTATCTTGGTATCAAAAGGCGGCAGAGCAGGGGTATGCAATAGCTCAAACCAAGTTAGGATGGATGTACGTTGAGGGCACAGGTGTTTCTCAAGATGATAAAGAGGCGCTGTTGTGGTTTAGAAAGGCCGCTGAGCAAGGGCATGCGCTAGCTCAAAACAATCTAGGTGCTATGTACGCAGAAGGCCGAGGTGTTTCTCAAAATTATGAAGAAGCGGTGTATTGGTATAGAAAGGCCGCAGAGCGAGGACACGCGCTAGCTCAAAACAATCTAGGCACCATGTACGCAGAAGGCCGAGGTGTTTCTCAAAATTATGAAGAAGCGGTGTCTTGGTATAGAAAAGCCATTGAGCAGGGTGCTATGGATGCTCAATATAATCTTGGATTGTCTTACGAACGAGGTGTGGGTGTAATTCAAGACTATGAAGAAGCGGTGTTGTGGTTTAGAAAGGCCGCTGAGCAAGGGCATGCGCTAGCTCAAAACAATCTAGGCAGCATGTACGTAGAAGGTCGAGGTATCTCTCAAAATTATGAAGAAGCAGTATCTTGGTATAGAAAAGCCACTGAGCAAGGACTTGCGCTAGCTCAAAACAATCTAGGCGTTATGCACGAAAAAGGCCTAGGTGTTTCTCAGGACTATAAAGAAGCGGTGTCTTGGTATAAAAAGGCCGTCGAGCAAGGACATGCGCTAGCTCAAAACAATCTAGGCGTTATGTACGGAGAAGGCCGAGGTGTTTCCCGAGATGATAAAGAAGCGGTGTTTTGGTATAAAAAGGCCGCTGATCAGGGGGTTGTAGATGCTCAACATAACCTTGGAATGTCTTACGAGCAAGGTGCGGGTGTTTCTCAAGACGATAAAGAAGCGGTGTATTGGTATGAAAAGGCTGCAGAGCAGGGGCATGCGAGATCTCAAAACCATTTAGGGTGGATGTACGATGAAGGCATCGGTGTTTCTCAAGACGATAAAGAGGCGGTGTCTTGGTACGGAAAGGCCGCTAAGCAAGGACTTGCGACAGCTCAAAACAATCTAGGCGTTATGTACGCAGAAGGTCGAGGTGTTTCTCAAGATGATAAAGAGGCGGTGTCTTGGTATAGAAAGGCCATGGAGCAGGGTGATGTAGATGCTCAAAACAATCTAGGTGTTATGTACGCAAAGGGCACCGGTGTTTCTCGAGATGAAAAAAAAGCGGTGTCTTTGTACACGAAGGCAGCTGAGCAAGGACTTGCGACAGCTCAATACAATCTTGGAGTAATGTACGCAGAAGGTAAAGGTGTGACTAAAAACGATAAAATATCTTACATGTGGTTAAAATTAGCTCAATATAATGGCAAGGAAGGGATGCAAAACGACTTCGATGTAATGACTAAAAGAATGACATTAACCGATGTCAATGAGGCGAAAAAAAGAGCTAAAATATGTTTGGAGTCTGATTACATTCGATGTAATTAA
- a CDS encoding DMT family transporter, giving the protein MLLSLPPPVMLSLAIVLEVVATSLLPKTQQFTSLPATIAVLASYGCAFYLLSLTVQTMSLGVAYAIWCGAGIVLVAALSWLVYGQKLDIFAIIGIALILAGVVIINLFSTSVSH; this is encoded by the coding sequence ATGCTTTTATCTCTCCCACCCCCAGTGATGCTGTCACTCGCCATAGTGCTTGAAGTTGTCGCAACTTCTCTATTACCTAAAACGCAGCAATTTACTTCTTTACCGGCCACTATCGCAGTATTGGCGAGCTACGGCTGTGCCTTTTATCTGTTGTCTCTCACAGTGCAAACCATGTCTTTGGGTGTGGCGTATGCGATTTGGTGTGGGGCAGGGATAGTGCTGGTCGCAGCCCTATCTTGGCTGGTTTACGGGCAAAAGCTCGATATCTTCGCGATCATCGGCATCGCTTTGATTCTGGCTGGTGTGGTGATTATCAACCTGTTTTCGACGTCGGTGAGTCATTAG